In the genome of Telluria beijingensis, one region contains:
- a CDS encoding TonB-dependent receptor plug domain-containing protein, which yields MQQRTKIALAVALALPSLTAIAQEALQRVEVTGSRIRQVDLETAQPVQVMSQEQIQKSGLVTVGDIINSMSSAGVPAFSKGTALGAGREQGGQFLDMRNLGSQRLLVLVDGKRWSQSVNGYTDMSTIPSALIERVEILKDGASSIYGSDAISGVVNIILKKSMQGGQASIYHGQNEKNDGKTKDYSLAYGAGDDKASLLFGLTYTEQGPVWAKTRDITATTNGPDRANIGLGTGPWGRIRQVSATGGPTGFDRVLNHTGGPLGDGVGADSRNPNNYHTFANGVDDLFNSTSQMHFLTPSKLTSIFVKGEVALPWNMNFKTTAMYADRKSNRTVAGYPLSSTSQAAYPVYVDKDSYYNPYGNSVAGAGNGQDLFFYRRTIDVPRVTDNNNRTLHIDATLEGEFNLGTNPWNWSVGYNHSKVDGAVRGFGDLNLLNLKKALGPSFMNASGVVQCGTPAAPIGLAACVPFNILGGPSASTQEALDYVMSTAQASYGSTVNSATADITGELFQLPAGAVGIAGGIEHREVRGQDVPGQFEQSGYSSSLAGNATYGRYTVREAYLEANVPLLKGVPFAELLSLNAATRYSDYSNFGSTTNSKFSFMWKPIRDVLTRGTYAEGFRSPTLGDTFGGGSQTFASYLDVCDSLHGEAARNPTVAARCAAAGVPAGFRQKNQTGADVGATGAQTPFPFTTGAGNSFLQPESAKTRTLGLVISPSSVPGFSVSVDWFNIRIENLITGVSATNTLEECYVNNVSNFCSLIRRDATGQVVDLQIGNTNRGKVETEGVDVAINYRLPRTRFGQFSIRSESTYTDSYKQQSTLDSEWVEYAGEYDIFRVKSNTSLDWSLGNWSATFTARFYSSQKNRCYSATQVIYCSDPTAAASWGTGYNRHGEMWYGDLSVGYALPWNAKLLFGANNVFDKKPEINYSAGSATGGNSSSSSVSPELPIDRFFYVRYNQAF from the coding sequence ATGCAACAACGAACGAAGATCGCATTGGCCGTCGCGCTCGCACTGCCTTCACTGACCGCCATCGCGCAGGAAGCACTGCAGCGCGTCGAGGTGACCGGTTCCCGTATTCGTCAAGTCGACCTCGAGACCGCGCAGCCGGTCCAGGTGATGAGCCAGGAACAGATCCAGAAGAGCGGCCTGGTCACCGTCGGTGACATCATCAACAGCATGTCCTCGGCGGGCGTCCCGGCGTTCAGCAAAGGCACCGCGCTGGGCGCAGGACGCGAACAGGGCGGCCAGTTCCTCGACATGCGCAACCTGGGCTCGCAACGCCTGCTGGTGCTGGTCGACGGCAAGCGCTGGAGCCAGTCGGTCAACGGCTACACCGATATGTCGACCATCCCGTCGGCACTGATCGAACGCGTCGAGATCCTGAAGGACGGCGCTTCCTCGATCTACGGCTCGGACGCGATCTCGGGCGTGGTCAACATCATCCTGAAGAAATCCATGCAGGGCGGCCAGGCCAGCATCTACCACGGCCAGAACGAGAAGAACGACGGCAAGACCAAGGATTACTCGCTCGCCTACGGCGCCGGCGACGACAAGGCCTCGCTGCTGTTCGGCCTGACCTACACCGAGCAGGGTCCGGTCTGGGCCAAGACCCGCGACATCACCGCCACCACCAACGGTCCGGACCGCGCCAACATCGGCCTCGGGACTGGCCCATGGGGCCGTATCCGCCAGGTCAGCGCGACCGGCGGCCCGACCGGCTTCGACCGCGTCCTGAACCACACCGGCGGTCCGCTGGGCGACGGCGTCGGCGCCGATTCGCGCAACCCGAACAATTACCACACCTTCGCGAACGGCGTGGACGACCTGTTCAACTCGACGAGCCAGATGCACTTCCTGACGCCGAGCAAGCTGACCTCGATCTTCGTCAAGGGCGAAGTGGCCTTGCCGTGGAATATGAACTTCAAGACCACCGCGATGTACGCCGACCGCAAGTCGAACCGTACCGTGGCCGGCTATCCGCTGAGCTCGACGTCCCAGGCCGCCTACCCGGTCTACGTCGACAAGGACAGCTACTACAACCCGTACGGCAACTCGGTGGCCGGCGCCGGCAATGGCCAGGACCTGTTCTTCTACCGCCGCACGATCGACGTGCCGCGCGTGACCGACAACAACAACCGCACCCTGCACATCGACGCCACGCTGGAAGGCGAATTCAACCTCGGCACCAATCCATGGAACTGGAGCGTCGGCTATAACCACAGCAAGGTCGACGGCGCAGTGCGCGGCTTCGGTGACCTGAACCTGCTGAACCTGAAGAAAGCCCTCGGCCCATCGTTCATGAACGCCTCGGGCGTGGTGCAGTGCGGCACCCCGGCAGCGCCGATCGGCCTGGCCGCTTGCGTGCCGTTCAACATCCTCGGCGGCCCATCGGCCTCGACCCAGGAAGCGCTGGACTACGTGATGTCGACCGCCCAGGCGAGCTACGGCTCGACCGTCAACAGCGCGACCGCCGACATCACCGGCGAATTGTTCCAGCTGCCGGCCGGCGCGGTCGGCATCGCGGGCGGTATCGAGCACCGCGAAGTGCGCGGCCAGGACGTGCCGGGCCAGTTCGAGCAGTCGGGCTATTCGTCCAGCCTGGCGGGCAACGCCACCTACGGCCGCTACACCGTGCGCGAAGCCTACCTGGAAGCCAACGTGCCGCTGCTGAAAGGCGTGCCGTTCGCCGAACTGCTGAGCCTGAACGCGGCGACGCGCTATTCGGACTACTCGAACTTCGGCTCGACCACCAACAGCAAGTTCAGCTTCATGTGGAAACCGATCCGCGACGTGCTGACCCGCGGTACCTACGCAGAAGGCTTCCGCTCGCCGACCCTGGGCGACACCTTCGGCGGCGGCTCGCAGACCTTCGCCAGCTACCTGGACGTGTGCGACAGCCTGCACGGCGAAGCGGCGCGTAACCCGACCGTGGCGGCGCGCTGCGCGGCCGCCGGCGTCCCGGCCGGCTTCCGCCAGAAGAACCAGACCGGCGCCGACGTCGGCGCGACCGGCGCCCAGACGCCGTTCCCGTTCACCACCGGCGCCGGCAATTCCTTCCTGCAGCCGGAATCGGCCAAGACCCGCACCCTGGGCCTGGTCATCAGCCCGTCGAGCGTACCTGGCTTCTCGGTGTCCGTGGACTGGTTCAACATCCGGATCGAGAACCTGATCACTGGCGTCTCGGCCACCAACACTCTGGAAGAGTGCTACGTCAACAACGTATCGAACTTCTGCTCGCTGATCCGTCGTGACGCAACCGGCCAGGTTGTCGATCTGCAGATCGGTAACACGAACCGCGGCAAGGTCGAGACCGAAGGCGTCGACGTGGCGATCAACTACCGCCTGCCACGCACCCGCTTCGGCCAGTTCAGCATCCGCAGCGAATCGACCTACACCGATTCGTACAAGCAGCAGTCGACCCTGGACAGCGAGTGGGTCGAATACGCCGGCGAGTACGACATCTTCCGCGTGAAGTCGAATACCTCGCTCGACTGGAGCCTGGGCAACTGGAGCGCTACCTTCACGGCCCGCTTCTACAGCAGCCAGAAGAACCGTTGCTACTCGGCGACCCAGGTCATCTATTGCTCGGATCCGACTGCAGCGGCCAGCTGGGGTACCGGCTACAACCGCCATGGCGAGATGTGGTACGGCGACCTGTCGGTCGGCTATGCCCTGCCGTGGAACGCGAAGCTGCTGTTCGGCGCGAACAATGTGTTCGACAAGAAACCGGAAATCAACTACAGCGCCGGCTCGGCGACCGGCGGCAACTCGTCGTCGTCGTCGGTGTCGCCGGAACTGCCGATCGACCGCTTCTTCTACGTTCGCTACAACCAGGCCTTCTAA